From the Stigmatella erecta genome, one window contains:
- a CDS encoding glycoside hydrolase family 5 protein has translation MSFLLQTASNDWWMEARITASSAPSRVDVSVNGGAWTALSQAGWDVNVWTRSQSFAGSRVRVRAVNPGGTATSCEALFQPGAVLSLCASDGVYATEPTPDAGVDAGTDAGVDAGTDAGVDAGTDAGTPNPPGAAGYLHTEGATIYTSTGQKVRLTSVNWFGFEGSSRIPYGLDRRALGSLLDQVKALGYNSLRLPYSNSVLRAGVYPDAAYLNTSLNPGLAGLTSLQVMDRIIDAAGTRGLRVVLDRHRPDASSQSELWYRSNRAAEEQAWIDDWKMLAQRYKGNATVVGVDLHNEPHGRATWGDGNLDTDWRLAAERAGNAILGVNPDLLIIVEGIEAYANNWYWWGGNLRGARDFPVRLNVAGRLVYSAHDYPESVYAQPWFQNKGATGYPANLPALWDATWGYLVKENRAPVWLGEFGTKLQLDSDRLWLQTLTGYLSSNGMSFAFWSLNPNSDDTGGLLQDDWTTVQQAKQTLIAPALAPLIP, from the coding sequence GTGTCCTTCCTTCTGCAGACGGCGAGCAATGACTGGTGGATGGAGGCACGGATCACAGCCAGTTCCGCCCCGTCCCGGGTCGACGTCTCGGTGAACGGAGGGGCCTGGACAGCCCTGAGCCAGGCGGGCTGGGACGTGAACGTGTGGACGCGCAGCCAGTCCTTCGCGGGGAGCCGCGTGCGCGTGCGCGCCGTGAACCCCGGCGGAACGGCCACCTCGTGCGAGGCCCTCTTCCAGCCCGGGGCAGTGCTCTCCCTGTGCGCCTCGGACGGGGTGTACGCCACGGAGCCGACCCCCGACGCGGGCGTGGACGCGGGCACGGATGCCGGTGTGGATGCAGGCACGGACGCCGGTGTGGATGCAGGCACGGATGCGGGCACCCCGAACCCGCCCGGCGCTGCGGGCTACCTGCATACCGAGGGCGCGACCATTTACACCTCCACGGGCCAGAAGGTGCGGCTCACCAGCGTGAACTGGTTCGGCTTCGAGGGCTCCTCGCGCATCCCCTACGGCCTGGATCGCCGCGCGCTGGGCAGCCTGCTCGATCAGGTGAAGGCGCTTGGCTACAACTCGCTGCGCCTGCCCTACAGCAACAGCGTGCTGCGCGCGGGCGTGTACCCGGACGCGGCGTACCTGAACACCTCGCTCAACCCCGGGCTCGCCGGGCTCACGTCCTTGCAGGTGATGGACCGCATCATCGACGCGGCGGGAACGCGCGGGCTGCGCGTCGTGCTCGACCGGCACCGCCCGGACGCCAGCAGCCAGTCGGAGCTGTGGTACCGCTCGAACCGCGCCGCCGAGGAGCAGGCGTGGATCGACGACTGGAAAATGCTCGCCCAGCGCTACAAGGGCAACGCCACGGTGGTGGGCGTGGACCTGCACAACGAGCCGCACGGCCGGGCCACGTGGGGGGATGGCAACCTCGACACGGACTGGCGGCTGGCCGCCGAGCGCGCGGGCAACGCCATCCTCGGCGTGAACCCGGACCTGCTCATCATCGTGGAGGGCATCGAGGCCTACGCGAACAACTGGTACTGGTGGGGCGGCAACCTGCGCGGCGCGCGCGACTTCCCGGTGCGGCTCAACGTGGCGGGGCGCCTGGTGTACTCGGCGCACGACTACCCGGAGAGCGTCTACGCCCAGCCGTGGTTCCAGAACAAGGGTGCCACGGGCTACCCGGCCAACCTGCCGGCGCTGTGGGATGCCACCTGGGGCTACCTCGTGAAGGAGAACCGCGCCCCGGTGTGGCTCGGGGAATTCGGAACGAAGCTGCAGCTCGACTCGGACCGGCTGTGGCTCCAGACGCTCACGGGCTACCTGAGCAGCAACGGAATGAGCTTCGCCTTCTGGTCGCTCAACCCCAACTCGGATGACACGGGCGGCCTGCTGCAGGACGACTGGACGACGGTGCAGCAGGCGAAGCAGACGCTGATCGCCCCCGCGCTCGCGCCCCTCATTCCCTAA
- a CDS encoding OsmC family protein, which translates to MGISKGSAQWNGGLKDGKGVMKPAHAPEAPFSLGTRFEGQQGSNPEELIGAALAGCFSMALSLGLETAGLKPTSIKTSADVQLDKQGAGFAITTIALTTEAAVPGASNEQFQKIAEETKKNCPVSKALAGTNITLKASLAS; encoded by the coding sequence ATGGGCATCAGCAAGGGCAGCGCGCAGTGGAATGGCGGTCTCAAGGACGGCAAGGGCGTGATGAAGCCGGCGCATGCGCCGGAGGCCCCCTTCTCGTTGGGCACCCGCTTCGAGGGCCAGCAGGGCTCCAACCCCGAGGAGCTCATCGGCGCCGCGCTCGCCGGCTGCTTCTCCATGGCCCTGTCCCTGGGCCTGGAGACGGCGGGGCTCAAGCCGACGAGCATCAAGACCTCCGCGGACGTGCAGCTGGACAAGCAGGGCGCCGGGTTCGCCATCACCACCATCGCCCTGACCACCGAGGCCGCCGTGCCCGGGGCCAGCAACGAGCAGTTCCAGAAGATCGCCGAGGAGACGAAGAAGAACTGCCCCGTGTCCAAGGCGCTCGCGGGCACGAACATCACGCTCAAGGCGTCGCTGGCCTCGTAG
- a CDS encoding DUF4129 domain-containing protein, protein MAVSALELRPRNAIALMDAALRLCSRTAGVWALTLPSGALVTGAVLHLVDAARNQQDLNLPTLGLTLAWLLRGLLQGAACHHVQELLLGQAEPTVRGSVRAALRRAPSLLITVGYLFVFTPLSLLLSLGLAYLLISAHRVGYAATMQGLGNPLRLYGLCARLLGPARGAATGVRVLMGLAMALTFVNLHIAFNVLFWMGRQLLALDLTFAERFASIDNPVWLAFLGALTFTLFEPLQAATASLLLVDGRVRQEGLDLLAAVQQLPARGAARAPGRSVALVLLGLVLSPSLARAEAPPPRPELLQRLRAVASECDDGDEGLEEALDTVSALSTAEQQKFQRLLHAVEKKAHQDEDCEAASELLQLGLEQAAETVALESARPDARSAAAKARDILSRPEFSATPRQDKAPAEEAPVAPDWWQRFMKWLDGVLEALFKRRNDAPRVAPSSGAAGLTVAHGLVVLLIAAVVAVLAAVLLRALRQQQRHESAQLEVSTLDAAALAKDPMSALARAPEGWAQLADELAARGEYREAVRSLYLALLSRLHREGAILYDATLSNWDYLRQFKGRREWLAPFRELTRRFDFAWYGNLPVGPDGYQAFRALTQPLLTAPAAPEAPGA, encoded by the coding sequence ATGGCCGTCTCCGCGCTCGAGCTGCGCCCCCGGAACGCCATCGCCCTGATGGATGCCGCCTTGCGGCTGTGCTCGCGCACCGCCGGCGTGTGGGCGCTGACGCTCCCCTCCGGCGCGCTCGTCACCGGCGCGGTGCTGCACCTGGTGGACGCGGCCCGGAACCAGCAAGACCTGAACCTCCCCACGCTGGGGCTCACCCTGGCGTGGCTGCTCCGGGGGCTGCTCCAGGGCGCCGCCTGCCACCACGTCCAGGAGCTGCTGCTCGGCCAGGCGGAGCCCACGGTGCGCGGCAGCGTGCGCGCCGCGCTGAGGCGGGCGCCCAGCCTCCTCATCACCGTGGGCTACCTCTTCGTCTTCACGCCCCTGAGCCTGCTGCTCTCCCTGGGCCTGGCTTACCTGCTGATCTCCGCGCACCGGGTGGGCTATGCCGCGACGATGCAGGGCCTGGGCAACCCGCTGCGCCTGTATGGCCTGTGCGCCCGGCTGCTGGGGCCCGCCCGGGGAGCCGCCACCGGGGTGCGCGTGCTGATGGGGCTGGCGATGGCGCTCACCTTCGTGAACCTCCACATCGCCTTCAACGTCCTGTTCTGGATGGGCCGGCAGCTGCTGGCGCTGGACCTCACCTTCGCCGAGCGCTTCGCCTCCATCGACAACCCCGTCTGGCTCGCCTTCCTGGGCGCCCTCACCTTCACCCTGTTCGAGCCACTCCAGGCGGCCACCGCCTCGCTGCTGCTGGTGGACGGGCGCGTGCGCCAGGAGGGGTTGGACCTGCTCGCCGCCGTGCAGCAGCTCCCCGCCCGGGGCGCGGCGCGGGCCCCCGGCCGGAGCGTGGCGCTCGTGCTCCTGGGCCTCGTGCTGAGCCCCTCCCTGGCGCGGGCAGAGGCCCCGCCCCCGCGCCCGGAGCTGCTCCAGCGGCTCCGCGCCGTGGCCTCGGAGTGTGACGATGGCGACGAGGGGCTGGAGGAGGCGCTCGACACCGTCTCCGCCCTGAGCACCGCCGAGCAGCAGAAGTTCCAGCGGCTGCTGCACGCCGTGGAGAAGAAGGCCCACCAGGACGAGGACTGCGAGGCGGCCTCGGAGCTGCTGCAACTGGGGCTGGAGCAGGCCGCGGAGACGGTGGCCCTGGAATCCGCACGCCCGGATGCCCGGTCCGCCGCGGCGAAGGCGCGGGACATCCTCTCCCGGCCCGAGTTCTCGGCCACGCCGCGCCAGGACAAGGCCCCGGCGGAGGAGGCGCCGGTAGCGCCGGACTGGTGGCAGCGCTTCATGAAGTGGCTGGACGGCGTGCTGGAGGCGCTGTTCAAGCGGCGCAACGATGCGCCCCGCGTGGCGCCCTCCTCGGGCGCGGCCGGACTGACCGTGGCCCATGGGCTGGTGGTGCTGCTCATCGCGGCGGTGGTGGCGGTGCTGGCGGCGGTCCTGCTGCGCGCGCTCCGCCAGCAGCAGCGCCACGAGAGCGCTCAGCTCGAGGTGAGCACGCTGGATGCGGCGGCGCTCGCGAAGGACCCCATGAGCGCCCTGGCGCGGGCACCGGAAGGCTGGGCCCAGCTGGCCGACGAGCTGGCGGCGCGGGGCGAATACCGGGAGGCGGTGCGCAGCCTGTACCTGGCCCTGCTGTCCCGGCTGCACCGCGAGGGCGCCATCCTCTACGACGCCACCCTGAGCAACTGGGACTACCTGCGCCAGTTCAAGGGCCGCCGCGAGTGGCTGGCCCCCTTCCGGGAGCTGACGCGCCGCTTCGACTTCGCCTGGTACGGCAACCTGCCGGTGGGCCCGGACGGCTACCAGGCCTTCCGCGCCCTCACCCAGCCGCTGCTCACCGCCCCCGCGGCCCCGGAGGCCCCCGGTGCGTGA